Proteins co-encoded in one Candidatus Dormiibacterota bacterium genomic window:
- a CDS encoding O-antigen ligase family protein translates to MRVTARRAEPGVAAIAAVLLMAGATVVWASRTVAQRGTSGLIEVLAAAAVPLAAWFAWTRPLIVPYGLYAVAAPLDVFTLLSRHEGTIARLLGLLSAVALILYAVRTQSVRTPPRAVVWLALLCGWMALSTLWSIGEDPGREALTLLQLAGLYLAVACFPIRRRDLVPLLGFILASGVVAAAIGIYEFRSEGFQQAQFLQAYNRINITFGQAALDPNLYGDGLLLPFAVALTWFVRARVLVARALAAGAMLAILTALALAASREAAIGLAIEIFVLLTALRAWRRAILPLSAIVGGTLVAFPNVIIRALADSGNGGSGRTSIWHVGVAAFLQHPLAGAGSGSFATVYDRWYLKISQTYDDGWHRASHDLIVHYGVELGLIGLVLLAGWCVSQWLMARALPRVGLLGDVRAICLAAFAALAFVSFFVDLFDAKFVWLAFGLVAQARTLAVYGDRA, encoded by the coding sequence ATGCGCGTCACGGCGCGGCGCGCAGAGCCGGGAGTTGCCGCAATCGCGGCGGTCCTGCTCATGGCCGGAGCGACGGTCGTTTGGGCTTCTCGTACCGTCGCGCAGCGCGGAACTTCTGGACTGATCGAGGTGCTCGCCGCCGCCGCCGTGCCACTCGCGGCGTGGTTTGCCTGGACGAGGCCGCTGATCGTGCCCTACGGACTCTATGCCGTCGCTGCGCCTCTCGACGTCTTCACCCTGTTGAGCCGGCACGAAGGAACGATCGCCCGTCTCTTGGGATTACTCTCGGCCGTAGCGTTGATTCTCTATGCCGTGCGTACGCAGAGCGTGCGCACGCCGCCGCGCGCGGTCGTATGGCTTGCGTTGCTCTGTGGGTGGATGGCGCTCTCGACCCTCTGGTCGATCGGCGAGGACCCCGGCCGGGAGGCGCTCACCTTGCTGCAGCTCGCAGGTTTGTACCTTGCCGTCGCGTGCTTTCCCATCCGGCGCCGCGATCTGGTCCCACTGCTCGGTTTCATCCTGGCGAGTGGCGTCGTCGCGGCAGCGATCGGCATCTACGAGTTCAGATCCGAAGGTTTCCAACAAGCGCAGTTTCTGCAAGCGTACAACCGCATCAACATCACCTTCGGTCAAGCTGCACTCGACCCGAACCTCTACGGTGACGGGCTGCTGCTTCCGTTCGCAGTTGCACTGACGTGGTTCGTACGGGCTCGGGTGCTCGTTGCGCGTGCGCTCGCAGCCGGTGCGATGCTTGCCATCCTGACGGCACTCGCGCTTGCCGCATCGCGCGAAGCCGCGATCGGTCTCGCTATCGAGATCTTCGTCCTCCTGACCGCGCTGCGCGCGTGGAGGCGCGCGATTCTACCGCTCTCGGCCATCGTGGGCGGGACGCTCGTGGCGTTTCCGAACGTCATCATCCGCGCGCTCGCGGACTCCGGGAACGGTGGAAGCGGCCGGACGTCGATCTGGCACGTGGGCGTGGCGGCATTCCTGCAGCATCCGCTCGCCGGTGCCGGATCCGGCAGCTTTGCAACGGTCTACGACCGTTGGTACTTGAAGATCTCTCAGACGTACGACGACGGCTGGCACCGTGCGTCCCACGATCTAATCGTTCACTACGGCGTCGAGTTGGGGCTGATCGGGCTCGTGCTTCTGGCCGGCTGGTGCGTCTCTCAATGGCTGATGGCCCGCGCGCTCCCGCGCGTGGGGCTGCTCGGCGATGTTCGCGCGATCTGTCTCGCGGCGTTCGCAGCGCTCGCGTTCGTATCGTTCTTCGTGGACCTCTTCGATGCGAAGTTCGTCTGGCTCGCATTCGGGCTCGTCGCTCAGGCGCGCACGCTGGCCGTGTACGGAGATCGCGCGTGA
- a CDS encoding GNAT family N-acetyltransferase, giving the protein MTVERIATLEEFERIRGPYEGLYRKDPSRGVFVSWEWLRSYFAAMRGRWTVLAVARDARYVGFCVLVESGLAVGPLRLYRELALGAYPTADYGALIAEEGEDILEEIACAIDAMPWDLFRACNVRDPRVGHVVAHLRSLGNGISEEPRNSCRFVPLPASWEEYAARNRSGDKRYVNRRRNLWREASLVEADATTVDEYIDTLLRMHHRRWRSNLHKARRTYGKLFREAYERGCCRIAVLWSADRRPLAAQAAFVDAERRSWGVYMLAYDRLAGKGSPGIGMLAKGLERAIDQGFAEYDFLRGDEPYKARFGTQVRLLENYVARRTSARSAAKERAWRAALHVKSILRRVLFGRTL; this is encoded by the coding sequence GTGACGGTCGAGCGGATCGCGACGCTCGAGGAGTTCGAGCGAATACGTGGCCCCTATGAAGGGCTCTACCGAAAGGACCCCAGCCGCGGCGTCTTCGTCTCGTGGGAGTGGCTGCGCTCGTACTTTGCTGCGATGCGCGGCCGGTGGACGGTTCTTGCGGTCGCGCGCGACGCGCGGTACGTCGGTTTCTGCGTGCTCGTCGAGAGCGGTCTTGCAGTCGGACCGCTTCGCCTGTATCGCGAGCTCGCGCTCGGCGCCTACCCAACTGCCGACTACGGCGCGCTGATTGCAGAAGAGGGAGAGGACATCCTCGAGGAGATCGCGTGCGCGATCGACGCGATGCCGTGGGACCTGTTCCGGGCGTGCAACGTTCGCGATCCGCGCGTCGGGCACGTCGTCGCGCATCTTCGTTCGTTAGGGAATGGCATCAGTGAAGAGCCGCGCAATAGCTGCCGCTTCGTTCCGCTGCCCGCGTCGTGGGAGGAGTATGCAGCCCGCAATCGCAGCGGCGACAAACGCTACGTCAACCGCCGCCGTAATCTGTGGCGCGAGGCGAGCCTCGTCGAGGCCGACGCAACGACCGTGGACGAGTATATCGACACGCTCCTGCGCATGCACCACCGTCGCTGGCGCTCGAACCTGCACAAAGCACGCCGCACGTACGGCAAGCTCTTTCGCGAGGCGTACGAGCGAGGCTGCTGCCGGATTGCCGTGCTCTGGAGTGCCGATCGCCGTCCACTTGCCGCACAAGCGGCATTCGTGGACGCAGAACGGCGCTCGTGGGGCGTCTACATGCTCGCATACGATCGCCTCGCCGGCAAGGGCTCGCCGGGGATAGGCATGCTCGCCAAAGGGCTCGAGCGCGCGATCGATCAAGGGTTCGCAGAATACGACTTCTTGCGCGGAGACGAGCCCTACAAGGCCCGCTTCGGAACGCAGGTGCGCTTGCTCGAGAACTACGTCGCTCGCCGCACGTCCGCGCGCAGCGCAGCGAAAGAGCGCGCGTGGAGAGCGGCGTTGCACGTGAAATCCATTCTGCGGCGCGTGCTCTTCGGGAGAACCCTCTGA
- a CDS encoding glycosyltransferase family 4 protein, whose translation MARALIITQYYAPEPCAAAHRMSALARAMRARGMDVTVLAPMPSFPSGRVDPAYRGRRFVRELVDGIDVVRLPHIATARRHGRFLAWLSFAVSASVYALCFAKRADVVVVSSPPITLALPALAVRLVRGSRLVVDVRDVFPDLPVQMGVWRENALVTRAVGAVVDRLYSLASLIVAVTPTAVVHVRRRALRTAILLAPNGCDRVDPERGVIKRRNGEFVATFTGNMGLANGMDLILDAAKLVANDDIRVALIGGGADYEHVLARIGEESIENVDVYGVLPRERAVGALAESDAALVVLREGIGESVPTKLFDAFAVECPVVLCAAGEARRVVAESVGGICSAPGDPESLADALRRLAGDRQLAAAFGRAGSRYATGFDRGVIMELLAARIGEIKEEVWAV comes from the coding sequence ATGGCTCGGGCGCTCATCATCACCCAGTACTACGCTCCCGAGCCCTGTGCGGCGGCACACCGCATGTCGGCACTCGCGCGAGCGATGCGCGCGCGCGGCATGGACGTCACGGTGCTCGCGCCGATGCCCTCGTTCCCCTCGGGGCGTGTGGATCCAGCGTACCGTGGAAGGAGATTCGTACGCGAGTTGGTCGACGGAATCGACGTCGTCCGCCTTCCACACATCGCAACGGCGCGGCGGCACGGCCGCTTCTTGGCGTGGCTGAGCTTTGCCGTGTCGGCGTCGGTATACGCGTTATGCTTCGCGAAGCGCGCCGACGTGGTCGTCGTAAGCTCGCCGCCGATCACGCTCGCGCTTCCGGCACTCGCGGTACGGCTCGTGCGTGGTTCGCGCCTCGTCGTAGACGTGCGAGACGTCTTTCCCGACCTGCCCGTCCAGATGGGCGTCTGGCGCGAGAATGCTCTCGTAACCCGCGCCGTTGGGGCCGTAGTCGATCGCCTCTACTCACTCGCGTCGTTGATCGTTGCGGTCACGCCGACGGCGGTTGTGCATGTGCGGCGGCGCGCGCTGCGCACGGCGATTCTGCTCGCCCCCAACGGATGCGACCGCGTCGATCCCGAGCGGGGCGTCATCAAGCGGCGTAACGGCGAGTTCGTCGCCACCTTCACGGGAAACATGGGATTGGCCAACGGCATGGACCTTATTCTGGATGCCGCAAAACTCGTTGCGAATGACGACATTCGCGTCGCATTGATCGGCGGCGGCGCCGATTACGAGCACGTCCTGGCCCGGATCGGCGAGGAGAGCATCGAAAACGTAGATGTCTACGGCGTGCTGCCGCGCGAGCGGGCGGTCGGAGCGCTCGCGGAATCGGACGCGGCGCTCGTCGTGCTACGCGAAGGAATCGGCGAGAGCGTTCCCACGAAGCTCTTCGACGCCTTCGCCGTCGAATGTCCGGTCGTGCTGTGCGCTGCAGGGGAGGCGCGCCGGGTGGTCGCCGAGTCCGTCGGCGGAATCTGCAGCGCCCCAGGCGACCCGGAATCCCTCGCGGATGCGCTTCGTCGGTTGGCCGGTGACCGGCAGCTCGCGGCCGCCTTCGGCCGCGCAGGATCGCGCTATGCGACCGGCTTCGACCGGGGAGTGATTATGGAGCTTCTCGCTGCACGTATTGGAGAAATCAAGGAGGAAGTATGGGCGGTATAA
- a CDS encoding glycosyltransferase has product MVRDGFGGVMRVVHVVTQLGTYGGERLVAALAAAQRSAGIDASIVTIYDSPAATPPQGVTVYSAGRHGTGARGGGISFFFRLTSHIRRLRPDIVHTHLAHGKHWGRLAALAAGARCIVHTEHGNDFSTSLLRRALTRLLHRQTAGIVALTHAHAERISAFERVPAGRIAVVPNGIALEAIGTCSRERARRALGAPAGARVILFLGRLDSVKQPLRALAACGLLPAELNAHVYFAGEGPLRDEIAIAANAEGIATRVHLLGYRTDAGILLHAADAVLNTSQSEAMPLSLIEALCAGVPIVSTPWPGAREVLCDAAVSDDFQPASIARSLETALRRAHQGSDDLSLLRTRFSIERTAATYARLYEKLAGSYATARG; this is encoded by the coding sequence GTGGTACGTGACGGATTTGGCGGCGTGATGCGCGTCGTTCACGTCGTGACGCAGCTTGGGACCTATGGCGGGGAGCGCCTCGTCGCGGCGCTTGCCGCGGCACAGCGTTCCGCTGGAATAGACGCATCGATCGTTACGATCTACGATTCCCCGGCGGCGACGCCGCCGCAAGGGGTTACCGTCTATTCCGCAGGGCGTCACGGCACTGGTGCTCGAGGCGGTGGAATAAGCTTTTTCTTTCGTTTGACGTCGCATATCCGGCGGCTTCGCCCGGACATCGTTCACACGCATCTCGCACATGGGAAGCATTGGGGGCGCCTCGCGGCGCTCGCGGCTGGAGCGCGATGCATCGTGCACACCGAGCACGGCAACGACTTTTCTACCTCCCTCCTGCGCCGCGCGCTGACGCGCCTGCTCCACCGGCAAACCGCCGGCATCGTCGCATTGACGCACGCCCATGCAGAACGCATCTCCGCCTTCGAGCGCGTCCCCGCCGGTCGCATCGCCGTCGTTCCAAACGGCATCGCGCTCGAGGCCATCGGTACATGCAGTCGCGAGCGGGCGCGCCGCGCACTCGGCGCGCCCGCGGGCGCGCGCGTCATCCTCTTCCTTGGGCGCCTGGATTCCGTGAAGCAACCGCTTCGCGCGCTTGCGGCGTGTGGGTTGCTTCCCGCGGAGTTGAACGCGCACGTCTATTTCGCCGGCGAAGGCCCGCTGCGCGATGAGATTGCGATCGCGGCGAACGCGGAGGGAATCGCAACGCGCGTGCACCTTCTGGGCTATCGCACCGACGCGGGTATTCTTCTCCATGCAGCCGATGCCGTGCTCAACACGTCGCAGAGCGAGGCCATGCCGCTATCGCTGATCGAGGCGCTGTGCGCCGGCGTACCCATCGTTTCTACACCGTGGCCCGGCGCGCGCGAGGTTCTCTGCGATGCGGCGGTCAGCGATGACTTTCAGCCGGCGTCGATTGCGAGGAGCCTCGAAACGGCCCTTCGCCGCGCGCACCAGGGGTCCGACGACCTTTCCCTGCTCCGAACGCGCTTCTCGATCGAGCGCACCGCGGCAACCTATGCTCGGCTCTACGAGAAGCTTGCCGGCTCTTACGCTACTGCGCGAGGATGA
- a CDS encoding glycosyltransferase family 4 protein, which translates to MKPLVLHVAAFSNPAGGGFVSALQSLAKRSEFRTALLCPRASESYAWTHALRASGVDVIHASTALDVAAAVARSGPDVVHAHFVDWMLPATLGATAAHARTAWHLHSAVTPSRGARSLARRLKYASAKRLVERFFCVAPDIVEYLRQHRVRPDAIVELPNGVDLEHFRSPTLVERAAARRLFHLAPHDRAIAFFGRDAVVKGADLLASALRLTHEKPQILAIAASPASLQALGDERIISTGTLSDVRDALWAADALALPSRGEGIAYSLLEARACGLPAVASALPGVLRALGSDPATLAVDSGDAAALAHALDCALALGPVPLLPATAAAISLDHWVEELAAWYVTDLAA; encoded by the coding sequence GTGAAACCGCTCGTTCTCCACGTCGCCGCGTTCTCAAACCCTGCCGGTGGCGGGTTCGTCAGCGCGCTGCAGAGCTTGGCGAAACGCAGCGAGTTTCGTACCGCGCTGCTCTGCCCGCGCGCGAGCGAGTCGTACGCTTGGACGCATGCGTTGCGAGCGTCCGGCGTCGACGTCATTCACGCGAGTACGGCACTCGACGTGGCAGCTGCGGTAGCCCGTAGCGGGCCCGACGTCGTGCACGCGCATTTCGTCGACTGGATGCTGCCGGCGACGCTCGGGGCGACCGCCGCGCACGCGCGGACTGCGTGGCATCTGCATTCCGCCGTCACGCCGAGCCGCGGCGCGCGCAGCCTCGCCCGGCGTCTGAAGTACGCGAGCGCCAAGCGTCTCGTCGAGCGCTTCTTCTGCGTCGCCCCGGACATCGTCGAATACCTGCGGCAGCACCGAGTGCGCCCCGATGCGATCGTCGAGCTCCCAAACGGCGTGGATCTCGAACACTTTCGCTCGCCCACGCTGGTGGAGCGAGCCGCTGCTCGGCGTCTCTTCCACTTGGCGCCGCACGACCGCGCCATAGCATTCTTCGGTCGCGACGCGGTCGTCAAGGGCGCGGACCTGCTCGCAAGCGCGCTGCGGCTGACGCATGAGAAACCGCAAATCCTCGCGATCGCTGCGTCGCCTGCGTCACTGCAGGCGCTCGGCGACGAACGCATTATCTCAACCGGTACGCTGTCTGACGTCCGCGACGCTCTTTGGGCCGCAGACGCACTCGCGCTCCCGAGCCGCGGGGAAGGCATAGCCTATTCGCTGCTCGAGGCACGCGCGTGCGGGCTGCCGGCAGTGGCGAGCGCTCTTCCCGGCGTGCTCCGCGCTCTGGGCAGCGACCCGGCGACGCTCGCGGTCGACTCCGGCGATGCAGCCGCGCTCGCGCACGCCCTCGATTGCGCGCTCGCACTTGGCCCGGTTCCCCTTCTTCCCGCGACCGCCGCCGCAATCTCTCTCGATCACTGGGTAGAGGAGCTCGCTGCGTGGTACGTGACGGATTTGGCGGCGTGA
- a CDS encoding GGDEF domain-containing protein, translated as MMFWKFQTQRTDAAEPAATPVFVPAAAPASAPPPVTAPTPPQPPEQSIAPAVQPEFAQPVQQQPVQAQPVQPAMLPSNYTQAAQSTMQFLAGALHLPSWVLFKNASGTLSVVTGIGEYQRYLPVHELSVGRLSDLPTVNLLGAAPPMSANGGIDRRQGGIDPATVAPFGVPLVDIDGNLFGVLCAFGERNAVERVANARGLLDYAVSMLGAVVRTELTLEEATRRTERAQADALVDPLTGLHNRRAWDQLLATEDQRCNRHGYDAVVFVIDLDGLKAVNDRFGHEKGDELIKNAATALERCVRRTDVVARVGGDEFSILAVKCDANAAARIREHIESTLLRANASATVGFSVRSEAGDLFEAWRQADGAMYHRKRGNPRRGQRATDENVAQPSPPAAAAAPPATPVAPPPPSPPEQTAPPSLPQRAPAATQPQAAPPPVAVETSVVTQILERVLPALVSGLQKAAPAPAPPPPPTPPPTPIFAAPQAPPTATRPLIVPGEAEIPTYMPPPTPPQAAQPAPAPIVAEPPSEPPVPQPEPAQPEARPQPEAQPQPEAQPQPSPSQPSEDLIDIVSRLSRLSDADRRLLDVFFKGSR; from the coding sequence ATGATGTTTTGGAAGTTCCAGACGCAGCGCACCGACGCTGCCGAACCGGCCGCGACCCCGGTCTTCGTGCCGGCAGCGGCGCCCGCTTCCGCACCCCCGCCCGTCACCGCACCGACTCCTCCGCAGCCGCCAGAGCAATCCATTGCGCCGGCGGTGCAGCCGGAGTTTGCGCAACCCGTACAGCAGCAGCCCGTGCAGGCTCAGCCGGTACAGCCTGCGATGCTGCCGTCCAATTACACGCAGGCTGCGCAGAGCACGATGCAGTTTCTCGCAGGCGCGTTGCATCTTCCGTCGTGGGTGCTCTTCAAGAATGCGAGCGGCACGCTGAGCGTGGTCACCGGCATCGGTGAGTACCAGCGCTATCTGCCGGTGCACGAGCTCTCGGTCGGACGGCTCTCCGACCTTCCGACCGTGAATCTTCTCGGAGCGGCTCCGCCGATGAGCGCCAATGGCGGCATCGACCGTCGGCAAGGGGGCATCGACCCCGCAACCGTGGCGCCCTTCGGCGTTCCGCTCGTCGACATCGACGGTAATCTCTTCGGCGTTCTCTGCGCCTTCGGCGAGCGCAACGCGGTCGAACGCGTCGCGAACGCGCGTGGGCTCCTCGACTATGCAGTATCGATGCTGGGCGCGGTAGTTCGCACCGAGCTCACGCTCGAGGAAGCAACGCGCCGCACCGAGCGCGCTCAGGCCGACGCGCTTGTCGATCCGCTCACTGGGCTGCACAACCGCCGTGCCTGGGACCAGCTACTCGCAACCGAGGACCAGCGCTGCAACCGTCACGGATACGATGCCGTCGTATTCGTCATCGACCTGGATGGCCTCAAAGCGGTCAACGACCGCTTCGGACACGAAAAGGGTGACGAGCTGATCAAAAACGCCGCAACGGCACTCGAACGATGCGTCCGGCGAACCGACGTCGTCGCACGCGTCGGCGGTGATGAGTTTTCCATTCTCGCGGTGAAATGCGACGCGAATGCCGCAGCGCGCATTCGCGAGCACATCGAGTCGACTCTGCTGCGCGCGAACGCGTCTGCGACGGTTGGTTTTTCCGTGCGCTCGGAGGCCGGAGACCTCTTCGAGGCGTGGCGGCAGGCCGACGGAGCGATGTATCACCGCAAGCGCGGGAATCCGCGCCGCGGCCAACGTGCGACCGACGAAAACGTCGCGCAACCTTCTCCTCCGGCGGCCGCTGCTGCGCCTCCAGCGACCCCTGTTGCGCCTCCCCCGCCGTCACCGCCGGAACAAACGGCACCCCCATCTCTGCCGCAGCGCGCGCCCGCTGCGACGCAGCCGCAAGCCGCACCGCCGCCGGTCGCCGTCGAGACGTCCGTCGTGACGCAGATCCTCGAAAGGGTGCTGCCGGCGCTCGTCAGTGGACTTCAGAAGGCGGCTCCGGCTCCCGCGCCGCCTCCGCCTCCGACGCCGCCTCCGACGCCGATCTTCGCAGCTCCTCAGGCGCCGCCGACGGCCACGCGACCGCTCATCGTTCCGGGCGAAGCGGAGATTCCAACGTATATGCCGCCCCCCACGCCTCCGCAGGCCGCGCAGCCGGCTCCCGCGCCGATCGTGGCGGAGCCGCCCTCTGAACCGCCGGTTCCCCAACCCGAGCCAGCCCAGCCGGAGGCTCGGCCGCAGCCGGAGGCTCAGCCGCAGCCGGAGGCTCAGCCGCAGCCGTCGCCCTCGCAGCCGAGTGAGGATCTCATCGACATCGTCTCGCGGCTCTCGCGCCTCTCAGATGCCGACCGACGGCTTCTCGACGTGTTCTTCAAAGGAAGTCGCTGA
- a CDS encoding response regulator transcription factor — MTSTSNKTRIFIIEEQALFGKALCQLLAAEPTFEVLGDLPRVDPAAPPRVSADLVVLDLNGPSIDYADEIARCRQAFGKARVCVLSTQLRPEIMQRCVAAGADAYLAKDVSPSELIRAVKTVAGGESYVDPRIAGSLLRKRLLSDGRMSSDELSEREGEVVRLIAQGLSNKEIGVRLCLSEKTVKNHVSRILSKLNISARAQAVVYAIRMGLV, encoded by the coding sequence TTGACCTCGACCTCCAACAAGACTCGGATCTTCATCATCGAGGAGCAGGCGCTTTTCGGTAAGGCGCTCTGCCAGCTCTTGGCCGCGGAGCCGACGTTCGAAGTGCTCGGCGACCTGCCGCGCGTCGATCCCGCGGCTCCGCCTCGCGTCTCGGCGGATCTCGTCGTTCTCGACCTCAACGGCCCCTCCATCGATTATGCGGACGAGATCGCCCGCTGCCGTCAAGCCTTCGGGAAGGCGCGCGTCTGCGTACTCTCGACGCAGCTGCGGCCGGAAATCATGCAGCGCTGCGTCGCCGCGGGGGCCGACGCGTACTTAGCAAAGGACGTTTCGCCCAGCGAGCTCATTCGCGCCGTCAAGACCGTGGCAGGCGGCGAGAGCTACGTCGACCCCCGCATTGCCGGCTCCCTCCTGCGCAAGCGCCTCCTCTCGGACGGGCGCATGTCCAGCGACGAGCTCTCCGAGCGCGAAGGCGAGGTCGTTCGCTTAATCGCTCAGGGTCTCTCCAACAAAGAGATCGGGGTTCGCCTCTGCCTCTCTGAGAAGACCGTCAAGAACCACGTCAGCAGGATCCTGTCAAAGCTGAACATCTCCGCCAGGGCTCAGGCCGTCGTGTATGCTATTCGCATGGGACTCGTCTGA
- a CDS encoding helix-turn-helix transcriptional regulator has product MSRSNAAREMIASLRSVAIHFPQGRRLQAVIDAYATLVPADAWAFSYRRHESVIGEYLSGDPRVVPERLGMVRAEIAARRSINPPSAIGMPSTRTEPYRHGLTVHLEDKRGGLGALLLLRDAHSGEFLLDDCSVLTEARAEVLHALDTHAQFEGELTDLERARSRSAPALILLNENLAVEYASRPRRLRRVDRWSLPGGRLPPAIERTVREITSAWRDPTQRVEQAFMPSAETIVRVVPLEHGRRYGVALVLEPYESRSLLADAVRRFRLTNRELEVIALLFSGLGTPAMAKRLSISDTTVNDHVKRLLSKTNCANRTEMAATLLGWRGATRLEDG; this is encoded by the coding sequence ATGAGTCGCAGCAACGCCGCACGCGAGATGATCGCATCGCTGCGATCGGTCGCGATTCACTTTCCGCAGGGTCGTCGGCTGCAGGCGGTGATCGACGCCTACGCGACGCTGGTTCCCGCCGACGCATGGGCGTTCTCGTATCGCCGTCACGAGTCGGTGATCGGAGAGTATCTCTCGGGAGATCCGCGCGTCGTACCGGAGCGACTGGGCATGGTACGAGCGGAGATCGCTGCACGGCGGAGCATCAACCCGCCATCTGCAATCGGCATGCCCTCGACGCGGACCGAGCCATATCGCCACGGGTTGACGGTCCATCTCGAAGACAAGCGCGGGGGCCTGGGTGCACTGTTGCTGCTGCGCGATGCGCACAGCGGCGAGTTTCTCCTGGACGACTGCTCGGTGCTCACGGAGGCGCGTGCCGAGGTCTTGCACGCGCTCGACACCCACGCGCAGTTCGAAGGCGAGCTCACCGATCTGGAACGCGCGCGCTCGCGCAGCGCGCCGGCGCTCATCTTGCTCAACGAGAATCTCGCGGTCGAGTACGCAAGCAGGCCGCGACGCTTGCGGCGCGTCGATCGCTGGAGTCTGCCCGGTGGACGCCTCCCGCCGGCGATCGAGCGTACCGTGCGAGAGATCACGAGCGCTTGGCGCGATCCGACCCAACGCGTGGAGCAGGCGTTCATGCCCTCCGCCGAAACCATCGTTCGCGTCGTGCCGCTCGAGCACGGGCGCCGCTACGGCGTGGCGCTGGTGCTGGAGCCGTACGAGAGCCGTTCGCTGCTGGCGGACGCCGTTCGGCGTTTCCGCTTGACGAATCGAGAGCTCGAGGTGATCGCGCTGCTCTTCTCCGGGCTGGGTACGCCGGCGATGGCAAAGCGGCTCTCGATCAGCGACACGACGGTCAACGATCACGTCAAACGCCTTCTCTCGAAGACGAACTGCGCAAATCGCACGGAGATGGCTGCGACGCTCCTCGGCTGGCGGGGCGCAACCCGTCTCGAGGACGGTTAG